A window from Macaca fascicularis isolate 582-1 chromosome 20, T2T-MFA8v1.1 encodes these proteins:
- the WWP2 gene encoding NEDD4-like E3 ubiquitin-protein ligase WWP2 isoform X3 — protein sequence MIQEPALPPGWEMKYTSEGVRYFVDHNTRTTTFKDPRPGFESGTKQGSPGAYDRSFRWKYHQFRFLCHSNALPSHVKISVSRQTLFEDSFQQIMNMKPYDLRRRLYIIMRGEEGLDYGGIAREWFFLLSHEVLNPMYCLFEYAGKNNYCLQINPASSINPDHLTYFRFIGRFIAMALYHGKFIDTGFTLPFYKRMLNKRPTLKDLESVDPEFYNSIVWIKENNLEECGLELYFIQDMEILGKVTTHELKEGGESIRVTEENKEEYIMLLTDWRFTRGVEEQTKAFLDGFNEVAPLEWLRYFDEKELELMLCGMQEIDMSDWQKSTIYRHYTKNSKQIQWFWQVVKEMDNEKRIRLLQFVTGTCRLPIGGFAELIGSNGPQKFCIDKVGKETWLPRSHTCFNRLDLPPYKSYEQLREKLLYAIEETEGFGQE from the exons ATGATCCAGGAACCAGCTCTGCCCCCAGGATGGGAGATGAAATACACCAGCGAGGGGGTGCGATACTTTGTGGACCACAATACCCGCACCACCACCTTTAAGGATCCTCGCCCAGGGTTTGAGTCGGG GACGAAGCAAGGCTCCCCTGGTGCTTATGACCGCAGTTTTCGGTGGAAGTATCACCAGTTCCGTTTCCTCTGCCAT tcaaatGCCCTACCCAGCCACGTGAAGATCAGTGTTTCCAGGCAGACGCTTTTTGAAGATTCCTTCCAACAG ATCATGAACATGAAACCCTATGACCTGCGCCGCCGGCTCTACATCATCATGCGTGGCGAGGAGGGCCTGGACTATGGGGGCATTGCCAG AGAGTGGTTTTTCCTCCTGTCTCACGAGGTGCTCAACCCTATGTATTGTTTATTTGAATACGCGGGAAAGAACAATTACTGCCTGCAGATCAACCCTGCCTCCTCCATCAACCCAGACCACCTCACCTACTTCCGCTTTATAGGCAGATTCATCGCCATG GCGCTGTACCACGGAAAGTTCATCGACACGGGCTTCACCCTCCCTTTCTATAAGCGGATGCTCAACAAGAGACCAACCCTGAAAGACCTGGAGTCCGTCGACCCTGAGTTCTACAACTCCATTGTCTGGATCAA AGAGAACAACCTGGAAGAATGTGGCCTGGAGCTGTACTTCATCCAGGACATGGAGATCCTGGGCAAGGTGACCACCCACGAACTGAAGGAGGGTGGCGAGAGCATCCGGGTCACGGAGGAGAACAAGGAAGAGTACATCAT GCTGCTGACCGACTGGCGTTTCACCCGAGGCGTGGAAGAGCAGACCAAAGCCTTCCTGGATGGCTTCAACGAGGTGGCCCCGCTGGAGTGGCTGCGCTACTTTGATGAAAAAGAGCTGGAG CTGATGCTGTGCGGCATGCAGGAGATAGACATGAGCGACTGGCAGAAGAGCACCATCTACCGGCACTACACCAAGAACAGCAAGCAGATCCAGTGGTTCTGGCAG GTGGTGAAGGAGATGGACAATGAGAAGAGGATCCGGCTGTTGCAGTTTGTCACTGGGACCTGCCGCCTGCCCATCGGCGGATTTGCTGAACTCATCG GTAGCAATGGACCACAGAAGTTTTGCATTGACAAAGTTGGCAAGGAAACCTGGCTGCCCAGAAGCCACACCTG CTTCAACCGTCTGGATCTTCCTCCCTACAAGAGCTACGAACAGCTGAGAGAGAAGCTGCTGTATGCCATTGAGGAGACCGAGGGCTTTGGACAGGAGTAA